The Haloferax volcanii DS2 DNA segment CCGGGCGAGCGCGTCGCGGTCGCGGAGCGGAATCATCACCGCCGGGAGGCCGGTCGAGACGACCTGTATCGGCCAGTCGGCGTCGAAGTCGTTCGCGTCGAGCGACAGCACCTCCGCGAGCGTCTCGCGGTCGAGTTCCGCGCCGAACCTCGGCGCGTTCTGCGTCATCCAGTACTGCTCGCTGTCGCTTCCGTCGCCCCGGACCTCGACCGAAATCGGACCGACGCCGAGGTTCAGCGTCACCTCGTCGCCCGCGCCGAAGTGGTCGCGGAGGACGGCGGCCGTCCCGAGCGTCGGGTGTCCGGCGAACGGAATCTCGCCGTCCGGCGTGAAGATGCGAACGTCGTAGCCATCGTCGGGCGACCCGCCCTCGATGAACGTCGTCTCCGAGTAGTTCATCTCGTTGGCGAGCGCGGCCATCTGCTCGGAACGCAGCGCGTCCGCGTCCTCGAAGACGGCGAGTTGGTTGCCGGCGTACTTCGCCGTGGCGAACGCGTCGACGGTGTGGAAGGCGTTCTGCGGCACATCGACGGGTGCGCG contains these protein-coding regions:
- a CDS encoding PhzF family phenazine biosynthesis protein produces the protein MPQNAFHTVDAFATAKYAGNQLAVFEDADALRSEQMAALANEMNYSETTFIEGGSPDDGYDVRIFTPDGEIPFAGHPTLGTAAVLRDHFGAGDEVTLNLGVGPISVEVRGDGSDSEQYWMTQNAPRFGAELDRETLAEVLSLDANDFDADWPIQVVSTGLPAVMIPLRDRDALARSEVFTPAYRSFFDDVGVENLFLFCPDPRDDANDFAARMYAPGHGVTEDPATGSANGCFAGYLARHRYFGDDEIEVTVEQGYEMGRPSQLHLEAEDRGDEVAVRVGGRVEFVSTGRLV